Proteins encoded by one window of Epinephelus moara isolate mb chromosome 18, YSFRI_EMoa_1.0, whole genome shotgun sequence:
- the noxo1a gene encoding NADPH oxidase organizer 1a has product MEAQRYPISVRLIGVMHKEKNKMYMTSVLWSDQNDIVVYRTFDEFKKMHKQLKKTFPAASKTKKSDRIIPKFGDKKVKQGGKKKSPTKSLVRLKVLQKYCDKLLSCDAQVCQSADLIQFFHPKDQDLQPDIAKNSIVIMPTDDETTTSSGQVGGGNVTQPFVTETYRCVAPYETKDTKNKPFKVALDEKVDVLIKDKAGWWLVENEDKRMAWFPAPYLEKLEDDDDEDEDDIDGTPERGMLYTAIRSYKRTKDDEITVAIGAVVESLQKSDNGWWLIRYNGKVGYIPSMYLQPYSYPQIRMTGHHSDLRASSPNQFLSLEQQSNQLSLSQGNILQLPPARSPSPSPRSLSPSPRSPSPSPRYPQQYRNQRSLSLEIPSDRPAPPPPARTAARPTSANTSPTSAAQVPLPTIMVEMDEEREQRGHLLRADSEGSLMSDSTDFSDDLNSSWASSSSFNLSLSYNEDQHRLSRTPEPTGSHSLSPTTAFEGKLMPSVSDPNLYKSPSTPKVPPRPRAQEILTRCSTITRKNASKGSLSPTQTEVLSR; this is encoded by the exons ATGGAGGCCCAGCGGTACCCCATCAGTGTCCGTTTAATCGGAGTGATGCACAAGGAGAAGAACAAA ATGTACATGACCTCCGTGCTGTGGTCGGATCAGAATGACATTGTAGTCTACAGGACTTTTGATGAATTCAAGAAAATGCAC AAACAATTGAAGAAAACATTCCCAGCCGCAAGTAAAACCAAGAAGTCCGACAGAATCATCCCCAAATTTGGAG ACAAAAAGGTGAAGCAGGGCGGAAAGAAGAAAAGTCCCACcaagtctctagtgcgcctcAAAGTCCTGCAGAAATACTGTGACAAGCTTCTGAGCTGCGACGCACAGGTGTGTCAGTCTGCAGACCTCATCCAGTTCTTCCACCCCAAAGACCAGGACCTGCAGCCTGATATCGCCAAGAACAG CATCGTCATCATGCCAACAGACGATGAAACCACAACCAGTTCAGGACAGGTTGGTGGCGGTAACGTGACCCAGCCGTTTGTCACAGAGACGTACAGATGCGTGGCCCCGTACGAGACCAAAGACACCAAGAACAAGCCTTTCAAAGTGGCACTGGACGAAAAAGTAGACGTGCTCATCAAAGACAAAGCAG GGTGGTGGCTTGTGGAGAATGAAGACAAGCGGATGGCCTGGTTCCCTGCTCCCTACCTGGAGAAGCTAGAGGATGATGACGACGAGGACGAAGATGACATAGATGGGACTCCTGAAAGAG GAATGCTGTACACTGCAATCAGGAGCTACAAGCGCACCAAAGATGATGAGATAACAGTCGCCATTGGTGCTGTGGTGGAGAGCCTGCAGAAGTCTGACAACGGCTGGTGGCTCATCAG ATACAATGGCAAGGTGGGTTACATCCCCTCCATGTACCTGCAGCCCTACAGCTACCCTCAGATCCGCATGACAGGCCACCATTCAGACCTCCGGGCCTCCTCCCCAAACCAATTCCTGAGCCTCGAGCAGCAGTCCAACCAGCTCAGCCTCTCACAAGGAAACATACTGCAGCTTCCGCCTGCCAGGTCCCCGTCCCCTTCACCCCGCTCCCTTTCCCCTTCACCCCGCTCCCCTTCCCCTTCACCCCGCTACCCTCAACAGTACAGGAATCAGAGATCACTCTCTCTTGAAATCCCGTCTGATCGACCCGCCCCTCCGCCTCCAGCTAGAACCGCTGCTAGACCTACCAGCGCCAACACCTCACCCACGTCTGCAGCCCAAGTCCCTCTGCCCACAATCATGGTGGAGATGGACGAAGAAAGGGAGCAGCGTGGCCACCTCCTGAGAGCAGACAGCGAGGGGAGCCTTATGAGCGACAGCACTGACTTCAGCGATGACCTCAACTCCTCCTGGGCGAGCTCCTCATCCTTCAACCTGAGCCTGAGCTACAACGAGGATCAGCATCGTCTCAGCCGTACGCCTGAGCCTACTGGGAGCCACAGCCTCAGCCCGACAACTGCCTTCGAGGGGAAACTGATGCCCAGCGTCTCTGATCCCAACCTCTACAAGAGCCCGTCAACACCCAAGGTGCCACCCAGGCCGCGGGCACAGGAGATCCTCACCCGGTGTTCCACTATCACCCGCAAGAACGCAAGCAAAGGCAGCCTGTCACCCACACAGACTGAAGTACTGAGTCGATAG
- the ndufb10 gene encoding NADH dehydrogenase [ubiquinone] 1 beta subcomplex subunit 10: MPADFDKGAYPEPPRQTPAEKKETGLPNPALILTKLFYYSVDLPVTTFRDVVDSIRSKNRPVYYHQKFRRVPDLTECQEGDYVCYYEAEMQWRRDYKVDQEIVKIVQERMRACQQREGASYEQNCAKEIQQFNEVTKSFMSRYGDLGAYASGRKCLMKQKERMMAAQAQSA; this comes from the exons ATGCCTGCAGACTTTGATAAGGGAGCATATCCGGAGCCTCCGCGGCAGACTCCGGCTGAGAAGAAGGAGACAGGTCTGCCAAACCCGGCTCTGATTCTGACTAAACTCTTCTACTACTCCGTGGACCTTCCTGTCACCACATTTAGAG ATGTTGTTGACAGCATCCGGTCTAAAAACAGGCCCGTCTACTACCACCAGAAGTTTCGCCGTGTTCCTGACCTGACAGAGTGCCAGGAGGGAGACTACGTCTGCTACTATGAGGCTGAGATGCAGTGGAGGAGAGACTA CAAAGTGGACCAGGAGATTGTGAAGATAGTGCAGGAGCGTATGAGGGCCTgtcagcagagagagggagccaGCTACGAGCAGAACTGTGCCAAAGAAATACAGCAGTTCAACGAGGTGACCAAGAGCTTCATGTCACGCT ATGGAGACCTGGGAGCGTACGCCAGTGGCAGAAAATGTCTAATGAAGCAAAAAGAGCGAATGATGGCTGCTCAGGCCCAGAGTGCTTAA
- the rps2 gene encoding 40S ribosomal protein S2, with the protein MADDAGGRGGFRGGFGAGGRGRGRGRGRGRGRGRGARGGKSEDKEWVPVTKLGRLVKDMKIKSLEEIYLYSLPIKESEIIDFFLGSGLKDEVLKIMPVQKQTRAGQRTRFKAFVAIGDYNGHVGLGVKCSKEVATAIRGAIILAKLSIVPVRRGYWGNKIGKPHTVPCKVTGRCGSVLVRLIPAPRGTGIVSAPVPKKLLMMAGIDDCYTSARGCTATLGNFAKATFDAISKTYSYLTPDLWKETVFTKSPYQEFTDHLAKTHTRVSVARGQAVQAATS; encoded by the exons ATGGCGGACGACGCCGGTGGTAGAGGAGGTTTTCGCGGAGGTTTTGGCGCAGGTGGCCGCGGCAGGGGCCGTGGACGCGGCAGAGGCCGTGGCCGGGGCCGCGGTGCCCGGGGCGGCAAGTCCGAGGACAAGGAA TGGGTGCCAGTGACCAAGCTGGGCCGCCTGGTTAAGGACATGAAGATCAAGTCCCTGGAGGAGATCTACCTGTACTCTCTGCCCATCAAG GAGTCTGAGATCATCGACTTCTTCCTGGGCTCTGGCCTGAAGGACGAGGTGCTCAAGATCATGCCTGTCCAGAAGCAGACCAGGGCTGGTCAGCGCACCAGGTTCAAG GCCTTTGTTGCCATTGGCGACTACAACGGCCACGTGGGTCTGGGTGTGAAGTGCTCCAAAGAGGTGGCCACAGCCATCCGTGGTGCCATCATCCTGGCCAAGCTGTCCATCGTCCCCGTCAGGAGAGGTTATTGGGGTAACAAGATCGGCAAGCCCCACACCGTGCCCTGCAAGGTGACCGGACGCTGCGGCTCTGTCCTGGTGCGTCTCATCCCTGCCCCCCGTGGTACTGGCATCGTGTCCGCCCCTGTGCCCAAGAAACTGCTCATGATGGCTGGTATCGATGATTGCTACACCTCTGCCAGGGGCTGCACCGCCACCCTCGGCAACTTCG ccAAGGCCACGTTTGACGCCATCTCCAAGACCTACAGCTATCTGACCCCTGACCTGTGGAAGGAGACCGTCTTCACAAAGTCTCCCTACCAGGAGTTCACTGACCATCTGGCCAAGACTCACACCAGGGTGTCTGTTGCGAGGGGACAGGCTGTCCAGGCCGCTACCTCCTAA
- the rnf151 gene encoding RING finger protein 151: MADPEVSTQSGGYDVELFVDTPDYDLICTICQGVLRCPVRAACHHIFCKKCILQWLKRQETCPCCRKPVNPSLIFVMFKLSKSIGRMKIKCKNEIRGCAETFSLSEQYCHSMSCLYELIPCPYQGCRAQLLRRDLDTHARHCEHWRQPCHMGCGTILSHRTQAQHNCYKQLRQEYEVRQRNHRAIATALQRKMRRMQSTMAHMKRQIGLICESLEVMDDLHEVEEEDLGESSGSSGGTPSSNNSNC; this comes from the exons ATG GCGGACCCAGAGGTGTCAACACAGAGCGGGGGCTATGATGTGGAGCTGTTTGTGGACACTCCAGACTACGATCTGATCTGCACCATATGCCAGGGGGTCCTCAGGTGTCCAGTAAGAGCCGCATGCCACCACATCTTCTGTAAGAAATGCATCTTACAGTGGCTGAAGAG GCAGGAGACCTGTCCTTGCTGCAGGAAGCCTGTTAACCCGAGCTTGatctttgtcatgttcaagCTGAGCAAATCTATTGGACGCATGAAGATCAAG TGCAAGAATGAGATCCGTGGTTGTGCAGAGACCTTCTCCCTCTCGGAGCAGTACTGCCACAGCATGAGCTGCCTCTACGAGCTCATCCCCTGTCCATACCAGGGCTGCCGGGCGCAGCTCCTCCGCAGGGACCTGGACACCCACGCACGCCACTGCGAACACTGGCGTCAGCCCTGCCACATGGGCTGCGGGACGATCCTCTCCCACCGCACCCAGGCTCAACACAACTGCTACAAGCAGCTGAGGCAGGAGTATGAAGTCAGACAGAGGAACCACAGGGCCATCGCCACCGCCCtgcagaggaagatgaggaggatgcAGAGCACCATGGCCCACATGAAGAGGCAGATAGGGCTGATCTGCGAGAGCCTGGAGGTGATGGACGACCTGCAcgaggtagaggaggaggacCTCGGAGAGAGCAGTGGCAGCTCTGGTGGGACTCCAAGtagcaacaacagcaactgCTGA
- the tbl3 gene encoding transducin beta-like protein 3, with protein MANTNLQFKTNYVVESKIEPFYKGGKVQISKDEKFIFCTCGSRVNVLEISTGKIVHCVEHDDQEDITSFALSCDDEMLVTASRALLLKQWDWKQAQCTRSWRAIHTVPVASMTFDSTSTLLATGGCDGTIKLWDVVKQYCTHNLKGSSGVVHLVQFHPDIDRLQLFSSSLDCGIRLWDLRSSQCVRVLQSHYSAVTSLCFSPDGDTMVSSGRDKICTVWDLKAQKAKRTVPVYEAVEGVVLLPKNEDMSEIGVKSKDLHFITAGSKGVLRVWEASTARCVYAQTLSSTPTAVSEEEEEEEKDDDPRSLTYLLSLPASSRLATVTAEHNIVLYQLPGLTTQQQFVGYNDEVLDVKFLGKDDSHIVVATNSCQLKVFELLTNSCQILYGHTDTVLSLDVFKKGFLFASCAKDRSVRVWQMDSDSGQVHCVAQGSSHTNAVGSITCSRMKASFVVSGSQDCTVKVWDLPADLTTAGEDVHQLTPRATEKAHDKDVNSVAVSPNDKLLASGSQDRTAKLWSLAGEGAVGLLGVFRGHRRGVWAICFSPVDQVLATSSADGATKLWSLQDFSCLKTFEGHDASVLKVIFVSRGTQLLTSGSDGLVKLWTIKTNECVKTLDAHQDKVWGLHASRKDDKMVTGSADSNISVWVDVTEVELAEEQAKQEDQTLKQQELSNLLHEKKYLKALGLAISLDQPHTVLTVIKAIRQVEDSRELLEKTVLKLRVDQKESLLRYCAVWNTNARNCQDAQAVLQVLLTHLPPEELLQYQGARTYLEGLIPYTERHMQRIGRLLQASMFLNYMWQKMRVAGGPSSMDQDEEMDTTPLAQPFFMIDKEKGMGSGDEEKREGDDSDGGQDEDPKCLPEEEEEEEEVSATKKASTNDRRVENGESAKTNGNHHSESEESSEEENMEEEDQTAVKVTKSLPVSSTPQCQTFTS; from the exons ATGGCAAACACCAACCTTCAGTTCAAAACAAA TTATGTTGTTGAGAGCAAGATTGAACCGTTTTACAAAGGAGGAAAAGTGCAG atcaGCAAAGATGAAAAGTTCATCTTTTGCACTTGTGGATCACGTGTCAATGTTTTGGAGATCAGCACAGGGAAGATCGTCCACTGTGTTGAGCAT GATGATCAAGAGGACATCACATCTTTCGCACTCAGCTGTGATGATGAG ATGCTGGTAACAGCCAGTAGAGCTCTGCTGCTGAAGCAGTGGGACTGGAAGCAAGCTCAGTGCACTCGCTCCTGGAGGGCCATTCACACTGTTCCTGTAGCCAGTATGACCTTTGACTCCACCTCTACGCTCCTGGCTACAG GTGGCTGTGATGGCACTATAAAGCTCTGGGATGTGGTGAAGCAGTACTGCACCCACAATCTTAAAGGGTCATCTGGCGTTGTACA CCTGGTCCAGTTCCACCCAGACATCGACAGGCTGcagctcttctcctcctctctggacTGTGGCATCCGTCTGTGGGACCTGCGCTCCAGTCAGTGTGTGCGCGTGCTGCAGAGCCACTACAGCGCTGTCACctcgctctgcttcagcccagaTGGTGACACCATGGTCAG TTCTGGCAGAGACAAGATCTGCACAGTGTGGGACCTGAAGGCTCAGAAAGCAAAGAGAACTGTGCCGGTCTATGAG GCTGTGGAGGGCGTTGTGCTCCTACCTAAGAATGAGGACATGTCTGAGATTGGAGTGAAGAGCAAAGACTTGCATTTCATCACAGCTGGCAGCAAAG GCGTGTTGCGAGTGTGGGAGGCCAGCACTGCGCGTTGTGTCTACGCGCAGACCCTCTCCTCCACCCCCACTGCTGtctctgaggaggaggaggaggaggagaaggacgATGATCCCCGCAGTCTAACGTACCTCCTCTCCCTGCCTGCCTCCTCCAGGCTGGCCACAGTCACAGCAGAACACAACATTGTACTCTACCAGCTGCCTGGACTcaccacacagcagcag TTTGTGGGATACAATGACGAAGTGCTGGACGTGAAGTTTCTGGGTAAAGACGACAGCCACATCGTGGTGGCGACCAACAGCTGCCAGCTCAAGGTGTTCGAGCTGCTCACCAACAGCTGCCAGATCCTGTACGGACACACAG ATACTGTCCTCTCATTGGACGTGTTCAAAAAAGGCTTTCTCTTTGCGAGCTGCGCGAAG GACAGGTCGGTGCGTGTGTGGCAGATGGACAGCGACAGCGGTCAGGTGCACTGTGTGGCTCAGGGCTCCAGCCACACTAACGCCGTGGGCTCCATCACCTGCTCCAG GATGAAAGCGTCTTTCGTAGTGTCCGGCAGTCAGGACTGCACCGTGAAGGTGTGGGATCTCCCAGCAGACTTGACTACAGCAGGGGAGGACGTACATCAGCTGACCCCCCGTGCCACAGAGAAGGCACACGACAAG GATGTGAACAGCGTAGCAGTGTCACCCAATGACAAGCTGCTGGCTTCGGGCTCCCAGGACCGCACAGCTAAGCTGTGGTCGCTGGCAGGGGAAGGAGCCGTGGGCCTGCTGGGGGTATTTCGGGGCCACCGTCGTGGCGTCTGGGCCATCTGCTTCTCTCCTGTGGACCAGGTGCTGGCCACGTCCTCCGCAGATGGAGCCACCAAACTGTGGAGTCTGCAGGACTTCAGCTGCCTCAAG ACATTCGAGGGTCACGATGCATCAGTTCTGAAGGTCATCTTCGTGAGCCGAGGCACTCAGCTGCTCACCAG TGGTTCAGATGGTTTAGTGAAGCTGTGGACCATAAAGACAAACGAGTGTGTGAAGACGCTGGACGCCCACCAGGACAAAGTGTGGGGTCTCCACGCCAGCCGCAAAGATGACAAGATGGTGACTGGCTCAGCAGACTCTAACATCTCTGTGTGGGTG GACGTGACTGAAGTGGAGCTGGCAGAGGAGCAGGCCAAGCAGGAGGATCAGACACTCAA GCAGCAGGAGTTGTCCAACCTGCTCCATGAGAAGAAGTACCTGAAAGCCCTGGGTCTCGCCATCTCGCTGGACCAGCCTCACACTGTGCTCACTGTGATCAAAG CGATCCGTCAGGTGGAGGATAGCCGCGAGCTGTTAGAGAAGACGGTACTGAAACTTCGAGTGGATCAGAAAG AGTCGCTCCTGCGCTACTGTGCGGTGTGGAACACCAACGCCAGAAACTGTCAGGATGCCCAGGCCGTCCTCCAGGTGCTCCTCACACACCTGCCGCCTGAGGAGCTGCTTCAGTACCAGGGTGCTCGAACTTACCTCGAGGGACTCATCCCATATACAG AGAGACACATGCAGAGGATTGGCAGACTGCTGCAGGCGTCCATGTTCTTGAACTACATGTGGCAGAAGATGAGAGTGGCAGGAGGACCATCCAG CATGGACCAAGATGAAGAGATGGATACCACTCCTCTTGCTCAGCCTTTCTTCATGATTGACAAGGAGAAAGGAATGGGCAGTGGCGATGAGGAGAAACGAGAGGGAGATGACAGTGATGGTGGACAAGATGAAGATCCAAAGTGCCTgcctgaagaagaagaggaagaggaggaggtcagtGCTACCAAGAAAGCCTCTACCAATGACAGGCGAGTAGAAAACGGAGAGAGCGCCAAAACAAACGGCAACCACCACTCTGAAAGCGAGGAGAGCTCAGAAGAGGAAAACATGGAAGAAGAGGATCAAACAGCGGTAAAGGTGACGAAAAGTCTCCCAGTTTCTTCCACTCCACAATGCCAGACTTTCACCAGCTGA